A region from the Brassica napus cultivar Da-Ae chromosome C8, Da-Ae, whole genome shotgun sequence genome encodes:
- the LOC106377625 gene encoding dof zinc finger protein DOF1.6-like, producing MGSYGWSWSKFCYYINYNLLQPRYFCKSSSSSCSASVVTMSQGTVTNEAKGSNLNSGHESFASLLSEQSYGAAFLALGSGSGGLDYEFGYGYGYGLEDMSIGCLGGGYGGEIPVVGGGDTWQIGEIGGKSGDSLIWPGLDSKQQC from the coding sequence ATGGGTTCTTATGGATGGAGTTGGTCTAAGTTCTGTTACTACATCAACTACAACCTCTTGCAGCCTCGTTACTTCTGCaaatcctcctcctcttcatgCTCTGCTTCCGTCGTCACGATGAGTCAAGGAACGGTCACAAACGAAGCAAAGGGTAGTAATCTGAATTCAGGTCACGAAAGCTTTGCGTCTCTGTTAAGCGAGCAGAGCTATGGAGCAGCGTTTCTGGCGTTGGGAAGTGGAAGTGGTGGGTTGGATTATGAGTTCGGGTACGGGTACGGGTACGGTTTGGAGGATATGAGTATTGGGTGTCTTGGAGGAGGCTACGGAGGAGAGATTCCGGTGGTGGGTGGTGGTGACACGTGGCAGATTGGGGAGATAGGAGGTAAAAGTGGGGACAGTTTGATATGGCCTGGTCTCGATTCAAAGCAACAATgttaa
- the LOC106372986 gene encoding uncharacterized protein LOC106372986: MADFGTPEQMAASMQQMQQQMQQMQVLQQTIAAQQLAAQREPPVPIVEIPMEHIEAFEEICSFTRANGVPPDYIKCMMFPFSLADKASRWLKSLPTGSLTSWEQVRAAFLGYFYTKAKTAALRNKISSFKQLSSEPFNEAWERFNDTLRECPHYGFDDDHVLGIFYDGVEWEFRNALNAASNGYFMTQTTEGAHALIENMAASSSNKNVETDRSKKVNNMDTRKIDDLAAKVDLLLKHNQNQIYIMEEINLEPGTTDVAAETETSEEDQQEVSYVNGQGWQFKNYHPNPNVRNKTNPDNPNDRSQGNQFQNTGYQKPYFQNQNQNGKMFILSQAQNQFQYRQNNPQAAPTTASGLPDELKGMMQQLLQGQQIQEKALNQVTTEINTRMDNMFTKLNSKYDAVASHIRHMDVQIAQTAKTIKRQQGTLPGKTYKNTQDCNAVELRSGRHLSDPVPKKLTAQEKGKQKEGEPPSLEDVHDDDHELEQPTTAEPLAPTMQDQPVPTRVYIQSLLRNHARIAKR; this comes from the exons ATGGCCGACTTTGGCACTCCAGAACAAATGGCCGCGTCTATGCAACAAATGCAACAGCAGATGCAACAGATGCAAGTGTTACAGCAAACAATCGCAGCGCAGCAACTGGCTGCACAGCGGGAACCACCTGTCCCAATTG TTGAAATACCGATGGAACACATTGAAGCTTTTGAAGAGATATGCAGTTTCACTCGTGCAAACGGCGTTCCACCCGATTACATCAAATGCATGATGTTCCCATTCTCTCTAGCAGACAAGGCTTCACGATGGCTTAAGTCATTACCTACAGGTTCCCTAACCTCTTGGGAACAGGTTAGAGCAGCTTTCTTGGGATACTTCTACACGAAAGCCAAAACAGCTGCCCTAAGGAACAAGATTTCCTCCTTCAAGCAACTCTCTAGTGAACCTTTCAACGAAGCTTGGGAACGGTTCAATGATACCCTCAGAGAGTGTCCTCATTACGGGTTCGACGATGACCATGTTCTAGGAATCTTCTATGATGGAGTGGAATGGGAGTTCCGCAATGCTCTGAACGCAGCGAGCAATGGATatttcatgactcaaaccacagAAGGAGCTCACGCGCTAATAGAGAACATGGCAGCTAGTTCATCCAACAAAAACGTGGAGACTGACCGTTCCAAAAAGGTGAACAACATGGACACTAGGAAGATTGATGACCTCGCCGCTAAGGTCGATCTGCTGCTCAAGCACAATCAGAATCAGATCTATATCATGGAAGAAATCAATCTGGAACCAGGTACTACAGATGTTGCAGCAGAAACCGAGACATCAGAAGAAGATCAGCAAGAGGTCAGTTACGTCAATGGGCAGGGTTGGCAGTTCAAAAACTACCATCCAAATCCTAATGTGAGGAACAAGACCAATCCAGACAACCCCAACGACAGATCTCAGGGAAATCAGTTCCAAAACACTGGATATCAGAAGCCATACTTccagaatcagaatcagaatgggaAGATGTTCATCCTCAGCCAGGCTCAAAATCAATTTCAGTACCGGCAAAATAATCCACAGGCTGCTCCTACAACCGCGAGCGGTCTGCCAGATGAGCTGAAGGGAATGATGCAACAACTTCTGCAAGGTCAACAGATTCAAGAAAAAGCACTAAACCAGGTTACAACCGAGATAAACACTCGGATGGACAACATGTTCACGAAATTGAATTCCAAATATGATGCTGTAGCAAGCCACATAAGGCATATGGACGTTCAGATTGCTCAAACTgctaaaacaataaaaaggcAACAAGGAACACTCCCAGGGAAAACATACAAGAATACCCAGGACTGTAACGCAGTCGAGCTGAGAAGTGGAAGACATCTATCAGATCCTGTCCCCAAGAAGCTCACTGCTCAAGAGAAGGGAAAACAGAAAGAGGGAGAACCACCTTCGCTTGAGGATGTCCACGATGACGATCATGAACTGGAACAGCCAACAACTGCAGAACCATTAGCCCCCACGATGCAAGATCAACCTGTTCCAACTCGCGTCTACATCCAGTCCCTGCTAAGAAATCACGCAAGGATTGCGAAGAGATGA
- the LOC125591804 gene encoding uncharacterized protein LOC125591804 produces the protein MFQDAHSYISRCDPCQRQGNISKRNEMPQNFILEVEVFDCWGIDFMGPFPPSFKNEYILVAVDYVSKWVEAIASLTNDARVVTKMFKTIIYPRFGVPHMVISDGGSHFINKIFAGLLKKNGVQHKLEYKAAWAVKLLNFDIKPAAERRSMQIHELEEIRQLAYESSKIYKERTKAYHDKRIINRNFQPKDQVNLFNSRLRLFPGKLRSRWSRPFTIKEVCPHGAVVLLNTKGEEFVVNGQRIKSYLAETTVEEGEEIPLSDPPLA, from the exons ATGTTCCAAGACGCCCATTCCTACATCTCTAGATGCGACCCATGCCAACGACAAGGGAATATCAGTAAacggaatgagatgcctcagaactTCATCTTGGAGGTTGAAGTATTCGATTGTTGGGGAAtcgacttcatgggaccattcccacCATCCTTCAAGAATGAGTACATCTTGGTAGCAGTTGACTACGTTTCTAAATGGGTGGAAGCGATTGCCAGTCTCACAAACGACGCAAGGGTGGTAACTAAGATGTTCAAAACCATAATCTATCCAAGATTTGGGGTACCACACATGGTCATCAGTGATGGGGGTAGTCATTTCATCAACAAGATCTTTGCAGGTCTATTGAAGAAGAACGGGGTGCAACACAAG TTGGAGTATAAGGCAGCTTGGGCTGTGAAACTACTCAACTTCGACATCAAACCAGCAGCAGAGAGACGATCCATGCAGATTCACGAATTGGAGGAAATTAGGCAACTCGCCTATGAAAGCTCTAAGATCTACAAGGAGCGAACAAAGGCTTACCATGACAAGAGGATCATCAACCGCAACTTTCAACCTAAGGATCAGGTGAACCTGTTCAACTCAAGGTTACGATTGTTCCCTGGAAAGCTGAGATCTAGGTGGTCCAGACCATTCACCATTAAAGAAGTATGCCCCCACGGAGCTGTTGTGTTGCTGAACACGAAAGGGGAAGAATTTGTTGTCAATGGCCAACGCATAAAGTCGTATCTAGCTGAGACAACAGTCGAAGAGGGTGAAGAAATTCCCCTAAGCGACCCGCCCTTAGCCTGA
- the LOC111203112 gene encoding lysine histidine transporter-like 8 — protein sequence MDERPETELISIPATPRVSTPEILTPSGQRSPRPATKPSSAAWTPTSFISPRFLSPIGTPMKRVLVNMKGYLEEMGHLTKLNPQDAWLPITESRNGNAHYAAFHNLNAGVGFQALVLPVAFAFLGWSWGILSLTIAYCWQLYTLWILVQLHEAVPGKRYNRYVELAQAAFGERLGVWLALFPTVYLSAGTATALILIGGETMKLFFQIVCGPLCTSNPLTTVEWYLVFTCLCVVLSQLPNLNSIAGLSLIGAVTAITYSTMVWVLSVSQPRPATISYEPLSMPSVSGSLFSVLNALGIVAFAFRGHNLVLEIQSTMPSTFKHPAHVPMWRGAKVAYFFIALCIFPISIGGFWAYGKLMPPGGMLAALYEFHINDIPRGLLATAFLLVVFNCLSSFQIYSMPAFDSFEAGYTSRTNKPCSVWVRSGFRVFFGFVSFFIGVALPFLSSLAGLLGGLTLPVTFAYPCFMWVLIKKPAKCSFSWYFHWGLGWLGVAFSLAFSIGGISSMVTQGLKLKFFSPN from the exons ATGGACGAGAGACCCGAGACAGAGTTAATATCAATACCAGCAACGCCGCGAGTCTCCACTCCGGAGATTCTAACTCCATCCGGTCAAAGATCTCCTCGTCCCGCCACCAAGCCGTCGTCGGCGGCATGGACTCCAACCTCTTTCATATCGCCAAGGTTCTTGAGTCCTATTGGGACTCCTATGAAACGCGTTCTTGTCAACATGAAAGGTTATCTCGAAGAAATGGGTCACCTCACCAAGCTCAACCCACAAGACGCTTGGCTTCCTATCACCGAGTCTCGCAACGGAAATGCTCACTACGCTGCGTTTCATAACCTCAACGCCGGTGTTGGGTTTCAAGCCCTCGTTCTTCCCGTCGCGTTTGCGTTTCTTGGCTG GAGTTGGGGGATACTATCATTGACAATAGCCTATTGTTGGCAACTCTACACACTGTGGATTCTAGTTCAGTTACACGAAGCAGTCCCAGGGAAACGTTACAATCGATATGTCGAGCTTGCACAGGCTGCATTTG GAGAAAGATTGGGAGTTTGGCTTGCGTTGTTTCCTACGGTTTACTTATCAGCAGGAACAGCAACAGCTCTGATTCTGATCGGTGGAGAAACAATGAAACTCTTCTTTCAGATAGTTTGTGGTCCGTTATGCACCTCGAACCCGTTAACTACGGTCGAATGGTATCTGGTGTTTACTTGTCTATGCGTCGTTCTGTCTCAGCTTCCGAACCTCAACTCTATTGCGGGACTTTCCTTGATAGGAGCAGTCACTGCAATAACTTACTCTACAATGGTTTGGGTTCTCTCTGTGAGccaaccaagaccagctacaaTCTCCTACGAGCCGCTTTCTATGCCTTCGGTTTCTGGTTCGCTTTTCTCTGTCTTGAATGCTCTTGGCATTGTAGCTTTTGCCTTCAGAGGTCACAACTTGGTTCTTGAAATTCAg TCGACGATGCCATCAACGTTTAAGCATCCAGCTCATGTACCAATGTGGAGAGGAGCCAAAGTTGCTTACTTCTTCATCGCTCTCTGCATCTTTCCAATCTCCATTGGAGGCTTTTGGGCTTATGGGAAACTC ATGCCTCCAGGAGGTATGCTCGCTGCTCTATATGAATTCCACATTAACGACATTCCGCGAGGCTTGTTAGCGACGGCATTTCTCCTAGTAGTCTTCAACTGCCTGAGCAGCTTTCAGATATACTCCATGCCTGCCTTTGACAGCTTTGAGGCTGGCTACACTAGCCGAACCAACAAACCATGTTCGGTCTGGGTCAGATCAGGTTTCAGAGTCTTTTTCGGTTTTGTCTCGTTTTTCATCGGAGTTGCTCTCCCTTTCTTGTCTAGTCTCGCGGGTTTGCTCGGTGGACTCACGCTCCCGGTCACGTTTGCTTATCCTTGCTTCATGTGGGTTTTGATCAAGAAACCGGCCAAGTGCAGTTTTAGTTGGTATTTCCATTGGGGGTTGGGTTGGTTAGGAGTTGCATTCAGCTTGGCCTTCTCCATTGGTGGGATATCGAGTATGGTTACGCAAGGACTTAAGCTTAAGTTCTTCAGTCCTAACTAA
- the LOC111202958 gene encoding putative nuclease HARBI1 produces MNKPLFMRIVDRLSAEIPYFQQRRDATGRFGHSPLQKATAAIRMMAYGSPADAVDEYLRLGETTALLCLEHFVQGIINIFGDEYLRRPTPEDLQRLVDIGEIRGFPGMIGSIDCMHWEWKNCPTAWKGQYTRGSGKPTIVLEPVASQDLWIWHAFFGPPGTLNDINILDRSPVFDDILQGRAPKVNYIVNGHEYHLAYYLTDGIYPKWATFVQSIPLPQGPKASLFATHQEAVRKDVERAFGVLQARFAIVKNPALLWDKIKIGKIMRACIILHNMIVEDERDGYTQFDLSIFAQPESTRSSEVDFTYSTDMPSNLGNMMSIRNRVRDRTIHHQLKADLVENIWQNFGTNQDFN; encoded by the coding sequence ATGAACAAGCCCTTGTTCATGcgtattgttgatcgactctccgcTGAAATCCCATATtttcaacaaagaagagatgctaCTGGAAGGTTCGGTCACTCTCCGTTACAAAAGGCAACGGCCGCTATCCGTATGATGGCGTATGGTTCCCCAGCTGATGCcgtcgacgaatacctccgactTGGTGAGACCACCGCGCTTTTATGCTTGGAACATTTTGTTCAAGGaatcataaatatatttggagatgagtatctaagaagacccacgccagaagatcttcaacgactagtcgatattggagagatacgcggatttcccgggatgataggaagcatcgattgtatgcattgggagtggaagaattgtccaaCCGCATGGAAAGGTCAATATACACGTGGATCAGGAAAGCCAACCATTGTTTTAGAGCCtgtagcttcacaagatctctggatatggcacgcgTTTTTCGGACCACCAGGTACATTAAACGATATcaatattcttgatcgatcaccggtttttgatgatatattacaaggtcgagctccaAAAGTTAACTACATAGTCAACGGACACGAGtaccatttggcttactatctcacagatggtatttatccaaaatgggcTACTTTTGTCCAATCTATTCCCCTACCGCAAGGTCCGAAAGCATCCTTATTCGCTACACATCAAGAAGCTGtacgtaaagatgtcgagcgtgcttttggggtcttgcaagctcgatttgccataGTCAAAAATCCGGCTCTTTTGtgggataaaataaaaattggaaagataatgagagcatgtatcattctACATAATATGAtcgtagaagacgaacgagatgggtACACTCAGTTTGATTTATCAATTTTCGCACAACCGGAATCAACCCGAAGTTCAGAAGTGGATttcacgtattctacagatatgcCTTCAAATCTCGGCAATATGATGAGCATTCGGAATCGAGTTCGTGATAGAACAATACATCACCAgttgaaagctgatttggttgagaaTATATGGCAAAATTTTGGAACAAATCAAGATTTCAACTAA